In the Astatotilapia calliptera chromosome 5, fAstCal1.2, whole genome shotgun sequence genome, one interval contains:
- the LOC113021719 gene encoding trace amine-associated receptor 1-like, producing the protein MELFNVTVNTVSFLLCDSQKNKLCVLLYVVLSSFMLLTICGNLLVIISIIYFRYLHTPTNYLILSMAVADLLIGALIFPLSMTVSLKPCLYIYSLLCNLRSTMDVTMGVSSLLNLCCISVDRYYAVCHPLIYKTKITDCVAMKMGLGSWAVAILCGIFVFLLFFILDECDTSCVFALIAASVVVYYIPTIVLLFMYTKILVVALRQARSIHNTISQNTKSKAVSSTERKATKTLTIVIGIFLICWVPLFLSYSFVPLDSFILYVLLEPFNWFAISNSMLNPFIYAFFFTWFRRAFKMIISGKIFQGDVTNIKLH; encoded by the coding sequence ATGGAGTTATTCAATGTGACTGTTAATACTGTGAGCTTCCTTCTCTGCGATTCACAAAAGAACAAATTATGTGTGTTATTATATGTTGTCCTCAGCTCATTTATGCTTCTTACAATATGTGGAAATCTTCTTGTGATAATTTCTATAATTTACTTTAGATATCTCCACACTCCTACAAACTACCTTATCCTCTCTATGGCTGTGGCTGATCTACTAATTGGTGCTTTAATATTTCCTTTGAGCATGACAGTGTCTCTAAAGCCATGTTTGTATATATACAGTTTACTGTGCAACTTAAGAAGCACAATGGATGTAACAATGGGTGTATCTTCCTTATTAAATTTGTGCTGTATTTCTGTTGATCGATATTATGCTGTTTGCCACCCTCTGatatataaaactaaaataactgATTGTGTTGCCATGAAGATGGGCCTTGGAAGTTGGGCTGTTGCTATCTTGTGTGGAATTTTTGTCTTcctgctgttttttattttagacgAATGTGACACAAGTTGCGTTTTCGCTCTCATTGCCGCATCAGTGGTAGTATATTATATCCCAACAATAGTTTTACTTTTCATGTACACCAAAATTCTTGTTGTTGCACTGAGGCAGGCACGCAGCATCCATAATACAATTTCTCAGAACACAAAGTCTAAAGCAGTTTCCAGTACGGAGAGAAAGGCCACAAAGACATTAACCATAGTTAttggaatatttttaatttgttgggtTCCTCTTTTTCTTAGTTATTCATTTGTTCCTCTGGATAGTTTTATACTTTATGTGCTTCTTGAACCATTTAACTGGTTTGCAATTTCTAACTCAATGCTAAATCCATTTATTTatgctttctttttcacttgGTTTAGAAGAGcttttaaaatgataatttcTGGAAAAATATTTCAAGGTGATGTTACTAACATAAAACTACACTGA